The Nasonia vitripennis strain AsymCx chromosome 4 unlocalized genomic scaffold, Nvit_psr_1.1 chr4_random0009, whole genome shotgun sequence region acaaatgtttagTGACTCTAGTCGTGCTTTTGCACACTTTTTTTACTTACTCTAGTCATTTTTTTACACCACAATAAATACTCTAGTCCTTCTTCTACTGACTCTAGTCAtgtttttgcattattttgcAAAACTTAAAATGGTTTGAAAACcatgtttttaaaagttaGAAAAAAACTAAGATATATAAAAACGAACTGTAAGAAACGAACTGTAAAAAACGAACTGTAAAAAAGGAACAGTAAAAAACGAACAAACTTTTATAAAGGCAGAAACCAAAGTATTAAGATATTAATCTTCTTAGTTTTACTCCGGAGGAGTTCTTCTTTTCAATGTTCTGTTCGCTCGTAATAAATCTAGTTCTGGCAGTGGTTCCTCCTCACGTAGTGTTATCAAAGTAGAGTCTGCGCAAGAAATAGTTAAAGGTATacctaaaaatataaaattattaatttaattgaacaatattaaaatcaaatcaacgaaaaataaaaaataaaatgttactTGGGTCATTGACAATATTTCCGATGACGGTAACTGCCATTCCTCTGGTCACTTCTACAGGCACGGTATAATTTGAGAtattgacaataattttatgcaCGCCATCTGTTATAGAACCACAAGCGTACGTAGCATTTTGATAGCGACTGGCAGTAGGTGAAAATTCTGCTTTTATGTGTCCATCGATggctgtaaaaatttttatcataaataaataaatcttatTACCTacttatattaataaaagttattataaTTGAACACTTACATATCTTTCCCTCAACATCCCTGATGGTATCGAAGTTGACTTGCCTTGGCGGTACAACAGGTGGTCCAGCCAACATGGTATGAACTCCGAAGAAATTAAAAGTTGTGTTGGGTTGTATGATTATTTCATACGGCAAGAATCCTTGAGACTCGAGCAGCTTTGGAAATTTCGATGACTTGCATAAGCCTTTATTCACATGAAGTCTCTGCAAAgcgaataaaatataatttgataaatgtaatataattataataattaagaccataattttgattataaaagttttaatACGATACCCTGTTAAGCAGAACTTGTGGTTGGTGTCTGTCGATCAACTCCTTACCCCATATCAGACACATTACTTTCTTTGTTCCGTTACTCAATccaaatttgaataaatcaaATGATTTCTGCTGAACCGGAGCCTCAACGGAACAAACATATCCAACCAATTCCCTTAAAGAATCATGTAAAAATGAATATAtgcacaaaaataaaattaaaatttaggttaaattaaaaattcgcatttaaaaatcaaatatatgttcaaaaaaaaaattcaaatttaaaagaaaatacattAAACTTACAGTCCTATCTTTATCCTGCAAGTCTTCAAAGTCAGCATCATCCGAATAGGGTATGTCCACTTGTCCCACTGCTcccattttgaggttaggtcgTCACGAGGTCTGTGCAAAAATCGCACGAAATTGTCTAAATCAATAATCAACTTTATGTACCTAGCGACGGGTTAACTTCGCGTCACGGTAGCCACAaacatttatataattaattatataaaaataatgaaaagcaCGTGCAAGTCAGCAAGTGCGTAGGTATCTCGAGCGAGAGTTTAACGTCACGTCCCGAAAAACGAAGCACGTGCATTTATCGAAAAACCATTCGAAGCAATTCGTCGACAATAAAaacagaatataataattaagacGTGTACGTTGTATTTTCCGTCCCGTAAGTATCCCATAAGTGCGTTTTATGAGTATGTCGAGTACACGTGGCGAGAAAGGTTAGATTCGCGTTCGATCGCgaaaatatgtatatgcatgactacattacatattattattgtaGTATATACAAATTACATTACTTACCTTGTTCAGATTGAAGTGATTTGTGTGGATTCCCAAGCACACGAAAGGATGGACTTCAGCAGCTCTCCAGTAGTTGCGGATGCCGGACGCACACGCTCCGTCTCAACACGGAAATGCTCTCGATAGAGCGCGCCACACTATGTATAGTGGACTATACGGAATACGGAACTAACGGTCCGCGGAAAacaattattgattattttttattaaaaaacaaagaattCAAAGTAGctgaaattaaaaactaaaaaattacattataaatttaataactatataaattcaataacTAATAGCCTAATTCTTAACAGagatttaaattataaatcaaaatccatgTTCCTCAAACAACGACCAATCAGATTTGCttagcaaccaatcagaatcacgtaataaaggcttcacaaccaagtccatcatttttttaagagaggataaAACTGAGGACTGAGAGTTAGGGTGGTCAACACGTGTGCGTGAAGTACGTCATCATGTGCTCGCCCGCTTTCCGAATTTTCCACCACCACGTAGGCCCAGCGGACCGACGCTGATTCGAGCTCGTAGTTCTGCAAGTCCGTGCAGAGTCGCTCTGATTTGTCAAAACTATATCCCTTCATTCAAGGTCTTGCAGCATCACCGCCGCTCCGGAGGACAGTCAGACTAGTAAGTAGATTCTTGTATTTAGGTTCTTTGAGACACTATACATCCTTGAAACTGGTTTGACTACAAACACTGTTCTAGTTTATTCACTACCTTCAAACCATTTCGCGATTGTAGAGAGTATTTCAATGCTCGTTCGAATGACCCGGGGTTAATATATTTTGTGCTCCTAAAGACATCGCCTAGGGTTTTGCACGACGTCAcactaataacactggtaggaaatctaccataagtgttgggcggcacactaacgtctgctaatattttataagcatgtaacatgttactaaatccctcaaaactattttttaataaatatattaataatgtcgtcatcattggtttgaatagtgaatttgaagaaaagttcagtataagagtcagtgggtttgtctatcattacaatgccatttatttgcattataaaaaagctatacaactgaaattttacacagatactgtTGTAAGTGTATTGAATACATCTCAATGAACGTGTTCATATATGTACATCTGTATACGTTTGATTGTATGTATGAGTGGGGAGAGCCGCCAGCGCTGTTAGCGCACCGATATGTAAAGACTAGTCAGTCGCTGCCTGTACCTATTCGAGTGCACATAATAAAGAGACTACAGGGTTATACATACGACGTTTATTTCTATCCTTTTTCCTTACGCCTCAGATAACCGTAATTACAGGTTATGGGCCTACACTCACGCTCGATAAAAGACGTCTCGCTAGCTTAACGAGGTTTTGTCCTTCCTTCGAGACGCCGAAAGGCTTACCAAACCGTACAGGAAAACCGTTGGTGATAGAAACCGGAGCAGCTCGCAGAAAGTCACTCTAAAGGTACGAAGTTAAATGGCGACCGCAAAAGGGAAGAACCTGGCGATGCTGCAAAACATTGAACGCCTGTCAGGCGCAGATAACTATCACGATTGGGCAGTGATGATGAAGGCGTACCTCGAACATGAGGACCTATTCGACACAATATTGCCCAGCAGCGAAGATGGAGCCGTGAGCACAGACCCAACGAAAATGCGTCTTGCTAGAACCAAGCTGATACTATCCGTTGATCGCATAATACTGAGTCAAATAGGACTGAATTCACCGACGGAGATTTGGAATACCCTGCAAAGTACGTATGCCAGCAAAAGCCTCTACAGGAAAACAAGCCTGATAATCGAATATACGAGAATACGACTAGAAGACTGCGAATCGACAGAGGAGTATATCGATCGCATAACCACCATACACCGAAAGCTCAAGGACTTTGGGAAGGATCTGGGCGACGACTTTGCGGCGTGCATCATGCTCGGTGGCCTACCAGACGAATTCGAACCCATGCGTATGGCATTAGAAAGCTTACCCGAGAAAGAAATCACGACCGCGAATGTAAAAGCCAAAATATTATTGAAGGTCAAATGGGGAAAACCATCGCAAGAATCAAACGAGCTTAGTCTGTACACAACAAACAACAACAGACGCGGAAGAAGTTTCCAGAAAGGCGAAAAGTGGGGAGACAACGGAGCCAATTCGTCATCATATTCAAATGCCCGATGCTACCGTTGTAACCGTTACGGCCACATTTCAAGACAGTGCAATCTACCCGATACACGCCAGCAGCGAACGCAACAACAGGCAAACCACGCTAGCCTAGAAGAGGACGAGGAAAGGAGCCAGCAACGTGACGACCAAATCGCGGCTTTCGCCTTCATCGGACTTGCTGCTGGAAGTAAGGCGAGTCCAGATGATTGGATCGTCGACTCCGGCGCATCCCGTCACATGTGTAATGATAAGAACAATTTCTCATGCATGCGTAAGTCAAATCTAAAATACATTACCGTTGCGGACAGAGGAAAAGTGCTGGTACACGGAGAAGGTGAGATAGCAATGCAATTGGCAAACGGAACGAAGATAAATTTATTGAACGTTTTATTTGTACCCGACGTAACCGTAAATTTGATGTCAGTTAGTGAAGCGAGCAAGCGAAAATTTAATACAGTTTTTTCGGAAAAATCATGTAAAATCATCGATCGAAACGGAAATGTAGCCGTAAATGCGCATTTAGAAAGCGGTATTTTTAAGATCCCATGCAAAAGAGGCAAACATGCTGCTAACGCGAATGCAAAACATCTAACTAATTACGATAACAATACCAAGCGGCAGGTGGCCTTGACAATCCATGCATCACCATCGCCAGTGGAAATAGAATTATGGCATAGGCGACTTGCACATCTCAACAACGACTACGTCAGACAGCTGAGCAAAAGACCGACATCAGGAATACACCTAAAAACTggcgaagaaaataaatgcGAGGTCTGCGTGCTGGGCAAGATGTGCAAAAGACCTTTCTACAGAAGCGAAAACCGAGCTGGCGCGGTGCTGGAACTAGTACACACGGACTTGTGCTACGTCACCCCGCAGTCGCATGGAGGAGCGAACTACTTCTTGACGTTTCTCGACGACTATAGTAGAAAATGCTTTGTGTACTTCCTGAAGCGGAAGGACCTGGTTTTCTCAAGTTTcatgcattttaaaaattatgtcgaaaataatacgaataaaaaaataaaatgcttACAAAGTGATAATGGTACcgaatatataaattttaagatGCAGCAATTACTGGACCAACACGGAATAAAAAGGAGACTCAGCATCCCAGGGAATCCCCAACAAAATGGCCGCGCTGAAAGGATTAACCGTACCTTAATGGACAAGGCAAAGTGTCTCATTCAGGAAGCAAATCTCGAGAAATCCTTCTGGTTTTTCCGTCTAATACTCGTTTTGGAGctctattatttatataagtagcGGTCGCTATGGCTTCCgctacttatataaataatagagCTCCAAAACGAGTATTAGACGGAAAAACCCCCGAGGAAGTGTGGACGAACAAAGAGCAAGACCTATCACATTTGAGGGTCTTTGGGTGCAAAACCCTATCACATGTCCCGGAGAGCAAAAGAGGAAAGATGGATGCAAAGGCAAAACGCTGTATACTTAAAGGATACTGCACAGATCAAGTTGGGTATTGCCTATGGGACCTAGCTGAAAAAAAGGTATTCGTTAGCAGAGACGTAGAATTTTTCGAGGAAAAATCGCAAATAGGCCAGATCAAGAAAACTTTAACAGAACGACCAGAAAAATTTGCAATTTCATTTGAAGATGACAGTGACAGCGAACCAACAGAAAATGTCAATCAAGATAGCGAGGAGTCTCGAGAGCACGAAGTGCCAGATGACAACATGTCTACAGAAAGTGAATTCTCCCTTACAGAAGAAACGGACATCGATGCCATAGACCCTCAACATCAACAATCAGAGTCCGAAGAAAAGCGCAAAGCAGAGACCACATCTACTCATTCACTCCCTGGCGAATGCACACCACCTATAAGCCATTTCGACCAAGAAGAGAAGTCGACAGTTATTCGAAGATCCACGAGGAAATCGGTAATGCCAGCGGAGTATGGGGACTATGACATGGGCAGAAAACGAAAATCACAAACAACCATCTTCGTTGAAcctatgaaaaagaaaaagtcaaATAAACGAAGTAGCTACAAGGAGACCGTAGAGTGCGAGGAATCCAATTCATGGAAGTTCGCCATGGATAACATTTGGAAAAACTGTACATGGCAACTATGTAATGCACCACCCGGTGCAAATATAGTCCCAGCGAGGTGGgtctacaaattaaaaattgaaaacgacAAAGAAATTTGCTATAAGGCTAGATACGTCATAAAGGGCTTGAACCAAAAAAAGGGCATCGACTTCCAGGAAACGTACTCTCCAGTTGTAAATTACATCACGCTGAGGATGCTATTTGCTTATGCTGTAAAATGGGACTTCGAAATTATTCATCTAGACGTCGAAACCGCTTTTTTTACAGGGAGACATAGAGGAAGACGTGTATGTGCAACAACCGGAGGGATACATTGACCCGCAGCACCCTGATATGGTATGCAAGCTGTTGAAGGCGATATATGGCCTGAAACAAAGCGGAAGGGTTTGGAATGTAAAGTTAGACAAGACCCTAAAAGATTTAAATTGCAAAAGATGCGAACACGACCAGTGCGTCTACACCAACTTCGAGAACGacaaaaaactaataatagCAGTATTCGTGGatgatttaataatattttcaaattcgaAAAATGTGGCAATGGAGATCACAAGCAAGTTACAGAAACGGCTAACATTAAGAAACCTTGGAAATATAAAAAGGTGCTTTAACGTAAACATTACGAGGGATAGAAAACGTGGCCTTCTCTACATGGATCAAACAGACAACATCGTCTGCATTCTAAAAGAGTACGGGATGGAAGACTGCAACCCAAGCAGTATTCCAATGGACCCTGGATCCGTACCGGAGGCCAACAGTTCGCCAAAATCACGAGAGGAACTCGAGAGACTACGTAAAATCCCTTACCAGAATGTAATAGGTTCGCTAATGTACCTCCTTCAAATGACCAGGCCAGACTTAGCATATATCGTAAGCTTCATGAGTCGCTTCAACAACTCATATGGCACCGAACATTGGAAGgtactaaaaaaaaaccttaagATACTTGCAGGGCACGAAAGAATTGAAACTGACCTACTCGAAGGAAGGGAACAACATCCTGAACGGCTACTGTGATGCCACCTGGGCCAGCGATTTGTCGGATAGAAAATCTGTGACGGGGTATGTGTTCTTATTACAAGGTGGTGCGATCAGCTGGCACTCCAGGAAACAAACTACGGTCGCGTCATCCAGTACCGTCGCTGAATATCAGTCACTATCTTCTACCACTATGGAGGCCCTTTGGCTGCGAGGTCTGGCAACTGAGCTTGGTTTTCAAGATAATCAACAAATACAAATCAGATGTGATATCAAGGGTACAGTTGACCTAGGGAAGAATGCGAACTTTTCAAAAACCACTAAATAACCGTAATtacagatacttactatgctacctaaaaaacatgtaacctacatgattaggatttaactgttttcattcatattttcacatcgaggccgatatgaattttttaatttagcgtatcaaattttgcttgtagacagttacacagaaactaccatctctagcacattgtatttctggtttccagtatatttttacatgaagaaagtgataagtattttagcttttttgtcaaggcattaattagaattttgacttttaacagttgtgagagattttgagaccgatagctgtttctccatttttgcattttttctcattcaaaaactaacaggtctagaaagctcatattttgcatatgggagttgggagtttttcattgttacaattatttcctaagccaaacgttttttagatgaattctcgaagtaatgattattgtatctatagtaaaatatttacagtctggaattccataataatactatttgatacgatttaatgaatttatcaaaaaatctaaatttaataataaatattattctaattattattattatttttcattatcattgctattatcagtattactgttattattgctattgcaattatgcttattcttcttattattattattatattactatgataatttttgttattggtaaaaatacataaaagaatattaatactcgaacttcatttgcaattaaagaacacgttgttattgaaagggaattttatatgcattcattagtttaatgaatgttatcgtacattcaatgataattccacagataaatgtctttcactcctaaaagttgttgacaatatgtgcgaatcagtatgttctttttttagattgttttcatcgagtgtttacctcagctgcctgtgttattttttaggcagtgagtgagttttgtgggtattctagttcgatgccggaaagtacgaatagtacgtctttttgtttgtcagtggtatcatacagttgtagaaaattttctttagtgattttatatagatttacattattcaatttcaaagtgaataaaagttgaataaaaccaaaaatagagttttccgaacatcacaaagtggaacgagaattcttctccaatgcataaattaatgatttgattcaatttacattcactcgttttattctggtagaaatgtagcagtcgtgccttacatgcaaaaacacagcttgtataaattttaccgcttgttttcattttagattgaaaaatgaaaattaatccgttaaacgttctaaacttattattagcatactttcaagcgttaaacataccagatagtgtcacgaattatcacgaaacagagttggccgaaaaaataaaagaaattttaatagatgcaacacatgatttcaacgatgtagaaatgattactgatgactctttggattttcaagaagagtataaagaccataatgtgaaaataattgaagatgaagtgcaacatcattttcctgatccggatatagcaccaacaaatcaatgtacagcagataatgaagaactagattttgaatacaaaaaaagagctgtagaattttggagaagtagcaaaacgaagcaaaatttaagtctcaaaacagtgcaaaacagattcaaaaaagtatcatctattagtcagctacgtcgttgggctcattcaattaataaaggtggcacgtatagagaaaaagtagcacaaatttgtcagtataccctggataattttcaagcagctctcgacagtggttcaattatccatgatgaagatataattcgatgggccttacaagctaaaaaagaaattggttttgatgatattagattcaaagcttctaaacattggttactcaaatttaagcgagcacaccgaatagtttctaggaaaataaatatgttcataacaagaaaaacactagaaagtagtgcagaacttacggctaaagctgaagcatttatcgatgacgttaaatcgtgtataccaaggattggactcgaaaatttgtataatacagatcagagcggatttcagctagaaatgcattctggaagaacattagcagtagaaggagaaaagcaagtgcaatgtctggtacagtcaatttcagcaacaacgcatagttatactatacagccactaatatcagctactggacaactgttgtcaccgctatttcttgttttaaaggaaccaagtggcaagtttggccctattgtagaacaaaacatatttagaccagaaaacgtgtacgtggaagcatccaaatctggaaaattaacaacaagtaagggaactaataacaatttttacattgtaatatcgttgatcagttaattagtaagtcgtttaattgcagatcacttcaaaatctggttggaaaaaatattttatccctatgtaggccatcactcaatactattacttgattcttggagtggtcattgtgacaaagttatagaagaaacaatgccacaaaataaaattattaacataaaaaaattccaactggaaccacaggaaaaatacaaccacttgatgtctatggattccgtatttggaaaaactttgtccgaacattttctgataatgtaatgttaatggatcatgatatgaatttacatgtgagaaataatataattaaacttcaatcattggttcacaaccaactgtcttcaccgagatatatagatttgtttaaatattcctggtataaaagcggttacgtcaatgaaaaaccagataaatttgataatcctatagatttcagttttggaaagtcttgtgcaacacattgtgaaatagaagggtgcacaaacattgcaattgtacgatgtggttggtgcaaaaaagcattgtgctttaaacacttttatgaggactaccattattgtaaaaacattgtaaaataatatattttatgctcaatacaaaaaatgcactatggcaaaagataaaagattgtagattattattatactctaatattataaacaaaaatacattataagttgaatttacaataaaggaatttcaataacattctgataacaatttctacggaaattataaaactgcttcacacacagaattttcttgtttacaaatttaggaatttgaggtggtttggttaaaaagcacaaccatttagcctatttgttctttaggggtttagggtttaaggctctttagttcacatgtacaggctacaaagataacacatttaaaacaagttaaaattttttttcgacattttcgtctaccacattggttccgccattttgaattttcaaaatctgatatcagatttgcaaagagcgatctcgaaaacccttatatacaaaccttctacaaaatattatggattgaagtatacttatagttattttgtgttaggggtggtttaccccctaaaaggtagtatctatgaaaaaatcgaaaaacttaatttgtttattatagatgtttacaaattttttccaatttttttagtcgtttaaaacttttttattatataaaattttttttcgatatttccgtccgccatattggatccgccattttgaattttcaaaatctgacagatttgtaatcagcgacctcgaaaacctctatatacaaactttctacgaaatattatgtattgaattacatatttacagttattttgtgttaggggtggtttacccccttaggggtaatatttatgaaaacaccgaaagacgtcaactaaattttgttattaaggatgttttcacattttttccaattttttttagtcggtttaaacatttttattataaaattatgccaaaaaatatatgttttcaacccctaaaaaataggggatgctactcttactcttcaaatcaccatgaaatacttgctctttttgtaagaaataacctccaatttgtttcattgaaaaatattaattttaagccgagatatttaaaaaaaacgctttttgggggttaactttaggggaggtttttaccccttaaaagtgaaaattagccgataaaaaaaatacgtgtctcttatttttttatgttctacaaaatatatgaaaatcatcaaaatcggtgagttcgggttgggtacctttccttgtaagtaaTAACAACTGATACTTTCTTAGAcatttatttttgtcaaattttcTTTAATGAAAGCCGTGAAAGTTGGCATCAGAAtagagtttttttttgcttttaattcACTGTGATCGGAGAATGCCCAGGCCATCGAGGAAATCTGGAAATGAAGGAAAAGGaattaggtcatgtaatattCAGCACGGAAGCATGCTGCCTCGTGTGCTATGCTCCAAAATTACGCTATCTCTACGGGGCCTCAGACCTACGCTCTTTTTAGCTAAAGAAAGTAAAACCGGTTGTAAAGACTTGGACAGTCGTACACACAAAACATTTCTAATCACCGCTCACGCAATGGAAACAACAGAAAGCACGTTCTGTGCTATAAAAGCGGTCTctcgtttgaaattttttcgcACCTAGCTCTCGATAGCTCGTAATCAGCTGTACCGACCAAGTTTGGGCTGTGCGTCAAAGCACAGATTCATTTGGAATTAAAATGCATGAGCTAGATAACCTGTAAATAGGTTACGTTTCGATCTGCGTTGGGCTACGCACCTCCTAGCTTTTCTCAAATTGCAAAGATTTTGCCTATGGAAAATTAGTTTTCGGCGCAAGCCGATCATCAGATTCTGCGGAAATAGTTTAAATCGCGTCCGCTTTCCCTTTTTCTCGCGCAGCCGTCGCCGACCTCCATAACAACGGTTTCCCTCACTCGTCACTgcgcggccgccgccgcgctcACTCCCCCTCGCGCGCTTCTCCGCCTGGCGCAGTGCTGggggaattttttttcctgactgggaaattaaaaaatggagGAAAATTTTTCGGACCAATTCCCCTGGACTCAGTTTTTCACGCTGATCACGGTGGTACCAAAATGTTGTATTGTTTTAGAATCATCCTGTATATGACGTGAGCTAATTTATGCATTTGCTATTCTAATGATTGATACATTGATTCAGGAGGACTGACatacctattattaatatattgccTAATTTCatcataattataatcttCTTTGTCGTTTTCACAGTCGTTATCAAAACTAAAAGATACATcaatttttctcgctcttaAAAATTCGCAATCATTGtctttaaaacaatatttaaataaatattgaacatatcaactttttcaaaattccaCAACTACTATAAATCTTAATCCTAACCAATTAACTTTAAACGCCAATTTAACTATTCCATCTAATTCATTAATCGCAGCAAATCAACTCTTTCAAAATTCTACAAATACCACAAATCATACTTCCAGTCAATCAACTTT contains the following coding sequences:
- the LOC103315759 gene encoding uncharacterized protein LOC103315759, with translation MMLTLKTCRIKIGLELVGYVCSVEAPVQQKSFDLFKFGLSNGTKKVMCLIWGKELIDRHQPQVLLNRRLHVNKGLCKSSKFPKLLESQGFLPYEIIIQPNTTFNFFGVHTMLAGPPVVPPRQVNFDTIRDVEGKISIDGHIKAEFSPTASRYQNATYACGSITDGVHKIIVNISNYTVPVEVTRGMAVTVIGNIVNDPSIPLTISCADSTLITLREEEPLPELDLLRANRTLKRRTPPE